From a region of the Thermosipho melanesiensis BI429 genome:
- the hemB gene encoding porphobilinogen synthase, with translation MKRLRRLRNNETIRSLIRETHLTTNDLIYPLFIKDGYKIKEEIPSMPEIFRLSIDMAIDEIKTLRNLGINAFLLFGVPNKKDLKCINIVNKALEEIKSEIKDAYLITDVCLCSYTEDGHCGITKDGIILNDESVELLSEISLSYAQSGADMIAPSDMMDGRVKKIRKTLDKNNFSDIPIMSYSAKFASSFYGPFRDAANSAPKFGDRKTYQLDIANKNEALREIALDIEEGADIVMIKPALSFLDIVEATKRTFNIPVAVYNVSGEYSMVKAAAQKGWIDEKEVVLETLTSMKRAGADIIITYHAKDVAKWLSYQ, from the coding sequence ATGAAAAGACTAAGAAGATTGAGAAATAACGAAACTATTAGATCCCTTATTAGAGAAACACATTTAACTACTAACGATTTAATATACCCTTTGTTTATAAAGGACGGATACAAAATCAAAGAAGAAATTCCATCAATGCCAGAAATATTCAGGCTTTCTATAGACATGGCAATTGATGAGATTAAAACTTTAAGAAATCTAGGTATTAATGCCTTCTTACTCTTTGGTGTACCAAATAAAAAAGATTTAAAGTGTATAAATATTGTAAATAAAGCGTTGGAAGAAATTAAATCAGAAATAAAAGACGCCTACCTTATTACAGACGTATGTCTTTGCTCTTACACAGAAGATGGACACTGCGGTATTACAAAAGATGGAATAATATTAAACGACGAATCTGTAGAATTACTATCTGAAATATCGCTATCGTACGCGCAAAGTGGTGCAGATATGATAGCACCATCCGATATGATGGATGGTAGAGTGAAAAAAATAAGAAAAACACTTGATAAAAATAATTTTTCAGACATTCCTATCATGTCTTACAGCGCAAAATTTGCTTCTTCATTCTACGGACCTTTCAGAGATGCGGCAAATTCTGCTCCAAAATTTGGTGATAGAAAGACATATCAATTAGATATTGCAAACAAAAATGAGGCATTGAGAGAAATAGCATTAGATATCGAAGAAGGAGCAGATATTGTGATGATTAAACCTGCACTTTCATTCTTAGACATAGTTGAAGCCACAAAAAGAACTTTTAACATTCCAGTTGCAGTATACAACGTAAGTGGAGAATACAGCATGGTAAAAGCAGCTGCACAAAAAGGATGGATAGATGAAAAAGAGGTAGTGCTTGAAACTCTAACAAGCATGAAACGTGCAGGTGCAGATATTATTATAACTTACCATGCAAAGGATGTTGCAAAATGGCTTTCATACCAATAA
- a CDS encoding energy-coupling factor ABC transporter substrate-binding protein, with protein sequence MSKKHIILLSICIILVIFSLLINGGAEFSGADGQAEELIGTIAKDYSPWFSPIWEPPSGEIESLLFSLQAALGAIFIGYYFGYMKGRKVKNDN encoded by the coding sequence ATGTCAAAAAAGCACATAATCCTACTTTCTATCTGTATTATTTTAGTTATATTTTCTCTATTAATAAACGGAGGAGCAGAATTCTCTGGTGCAGATGGACAAGCTGAAGAACTTATTGGTACTATTGCAAAAGATTATTCACCTTGGTTTTCACCCATTTGGGAACCACCAAGTGGTGAAATAGAAAGTTTATTATTTTCCTTACAAGCAGCTTTGGGAGCAATATTTATAGGTTACTATTTTGGATATATGAAAGGAAGAAAGGTAAAAAATGATAATTGA
- the hemL gene encoding glutamate-1-semialdehyde 2,1-aminomutase encodes MFEKAKEFMPGGVNSPVRAFKSVELDPIFVKSAKGSKIKDINNNEYIDYIQSWGALILGHSHEVVINAINEQSQKGTSYGLCHPLEVEMAQILVENIPSIEMVRMVNSGTEAVMSAIRLARAYTKRDFIVKFEGCYHGHSDSLLVKAGSGALTFGTPNSEGVTKEFVSKTIVAKYNDVQNINEIFENFGDKIACVIVEPIAGNMGVVPPKPNFLLTLRKLTKKYNSILIFDEVITGFRVSQNGAQGLFNVIPDLTTLGKVIGGGLPVGAFGGKKEIMQLISPQGPVYQAGTLSGNPLTLAAGVSTLKFILNNKNFYKKLDELAKTLEEGLLYALKDFNIKVNRVGSMISFFFNGSSVDTYEKVISSDVNMYKKLFKYFLSYGILLPPSPFESLFISYAHTNEDIQQTIDIAMKFSKNLKEGKV; translated from the coding sequence ATGTTTGAAAAAGCAAAAGAATTTATGCCAGGCGGTGTAAATAGCCCTGTAAGAGCCTTTAAATCTGTTGAACTTGACCCCATATTCGTAAAAAGCGCAAAAGGTAGTAAAATCAAAGACATAAATAACAACGAATATATAGATTATATCCAATCTTGGGGAGCACTTATATTAGGCCATTCACACGAGGTAGTTATTAATGCAATAAATGAACAATCACAAAAAGGAACAAGTTACGGGCTATGTCATCCTTTGGAAGTGGAAATGGCACAGATACTTGTGGAAAACATTCCTTCAATTGAAATGGTAAGAATGGTCAATTCTGGAACTGAAGCAGTTATGAGTGCAATCAGACTTGCACGGGCATACACAAAAAGAGATTTTATTGTAAAGTTTGAAGGTTGTTATCATGGTCATTCAGATTCTTTACTTGTAAAAGCGGGCTCTGGTGCACTTACATTTGGTACACCAAATTCAGAAGGTGTAACGAAAGAATTTGTATCTAAAACAATAGTTGCAAAATATAATGATGTACAAAACATAAATGAAATATTTGAAAATTTTGGAGATAAAATTGCATGTGTAATAGTAGAGCCCATTGCTGGAAATATGGGGGTTGTTCCTCCAAAACCAAATTTTTTGTTAACACTCCGTAAGCTTACCAAAAAGTATAATAGTATTTTAATATTCGACGAGGTAATTACAGGTTTTAGGGTATCACAAAATGGCGCTCAAGGTCTATTTAATGTAATACCAGATCTCACTACATTAGGAAAAGTCATTGGAGGAGGACTTCCCGTCGGGGCATTTGGTGGAAAAAAAGAAATTATGCAATTAATTTCTCCACAAGGCCCTGTGTATCAAGCGGGAACTTTATCTGGGAATCCACTTACCCTTGCAGCAGGAGTATCCACTTTAAAATTTATCTTGAATAACAAAAACTTTTACAAAAAATTAGATGAGCTTGCTAAAACACTTGAAGAAGGATTATTGTACGCACTAAAGGATTTCAATATAAAAGTAAATAGGGTAGGAAGTATGATATCATTTTTCTTTAACGGTTCTTCCGTTGACACGTACGAAAAAGTTATATCTTCAGACGTTAATATGTACAAAAAATTATTTAAGTATTTCCTATCATACGGGATACTTTTGCCCCCTTCTCCTTTTGAAAGTCTCTTTATCTCTTATGCTCATACAAATGAAGATATCCAACAAACTATAGATATCGCAATGAAATTTTCCAAAAACTTAAAGGAGGGAAAAGTATGA
- a CDS encoding RNase H family protein, producing the protein MKLCERFLGNEKIFEILPYEFEVVGVKKARFQEICCLKNKNGHLKLQLFYNKTDKITSLVILKAENKEIVEKFVNYFKCLEIYVDGSYSHEFKRASFGVVILSKNIEKYYMVINKFLKHRNVTGEILGVIYALSYAYENGYGCVKLYYDYEGIEKWVVGEWKAKTELTKMYKEKVLEYGKYINIKFEKVRAHTGDKYNEQADKLAKYAIKTNSSNVEFEI; encoded by the coding sequence GTGAAACTTTGTGAAAGATTTTTAGGAAATGAAAAAATATTTGAAATTTTGCCTTATGAATTTGAAGTTGTTGGTGTGAAAAAGGCGAGGTTTCAAGAAATTTGTTGTTTAAAAAATAAAAATGGACATTTGAAATTACAGCTTTTTTACAACAAAACTGATAAAATCACCTCATTGGTTATTTTAAAAGCTGAAAACAAAGAGATTGTAGAAAAATTTGTGAATTATTTTAAATGTTTGGAAATTTATGTGGATGGGAGCTATTCACATGAATTTAAGAGAGCTTCTTTTGGTGTAGTGATTTTATCGAAAAATATTGAAAAATATTATATGGTAATTAACAAATTTTTGAAACACAGAAATGTAACAGGAGAAATTTTGGGAGTTATATATGCACTTAGTTATGCGTATGAAAATGGATATGGGTGTGTAAAATTATATTACGATTATGAAGGTATAGAAAAATGGGTGGTTGGGGAATGGAAAGCGAAAACGGAACTTACGAAGATGTATAAGGAAAAAGTTTTGGAATATGGAAAGTATATAAATATAAAATTCGAAAAGGTTAGGGCACACACAGGAGATAAATACAATGAGCAAGCTGATAAACTTGCGAAATATGCCATTAAAACCAACAGCTCGAACGTTGAATTTGAAATATAA
- a CDS encoding energy-coupling factor ABC transporter ATP-binding protein — protein sequence MIELKNISFGYDKEYVLENVTLCFPKNKKIAILGNNGCGKTTLLLICSGLLKPKKGKIYLDNTLVKNKELRKKVGIVFQNPDTQLLPVKVYQDISFGLFNLGYEKSFVEKRVKEIIKEFEMESLKDKPTQFLSYGQKKLVSIADIVALNPEYILLDEPDSYLDYKSFIRIQKILDKLLKKGKTIVISTHNSDFAYQWADYVYIIDNKKVILEGNPSFVFSKKDILEKTNLKIPGGVL from the coding sequence ATGATAGAACTAAAGAACATATCGTTTGGATATGATAAAGAATACGTACTTGAGAATGTCACTTTATGCTTTCCAAAAAATAAAAAAATTGCCATTTTAGGAAACAACGGTTGTGGCAAAACAACTCTTTTGTTAATATGTTCTGGGCTTTTAAAACCTAAAAAAGGAAAGATTTACTTAGATAATACACTAGTAAAAAACAAGGAATTACGAAAAAAAGTTGGAATTGTCTTTCAAAACCCAGACACACAACTTCTCCCCGTAAAAGTTTATCAAGATATATCCTTTGGGCTTTTCAACCTTGGATATGAAAAATCTTTTGTGGAAAAACGGGTAAAAGAAATAATAAAGGAATTTGAGATGGAAAGTTTAAAAGATAAACCTACACAATTTTTAAGTTACGGACAAAAAAAACTCGTTTCTATTGCAGATATTGTAGCTTTAAATCCAGAATATATATTGCTCGATGAACCAGATTCTTATCTTGACTACAAATCATTTATACGCATACAAAAAATTCTGGATAAATTATTAAAAAAAGGAAAAACAATTGTTATTTCTACACACAACAGTGATTTTGCTTATCAATGGGCAGATTATGTGTATATTATAGATAACAAAAAAGTAATACTCGAAGGAAATCCTTCTTTTGTATTCTCAAAAAAAGATATATTGGAAAAAACTAATTTAAAAATACCAGGAGGTGTACTATGA
- a CDS encoding energy-coupling factor ABC transporter permease: MRYLKFFLLLVFLVPSFGFSMHIMEGFLPPTHALIWYILSLPFFVIGLFTIRKTIKEKPNLKMLLAFVGAFTFVLSAMKIPSVTGSCSHPTGIGLGAIIFGPFTMTVIGTIVLLFQALLLAHGGLTTLGANTFSMAIVGSLVSYFIYKSLYKKNRNIAVFLAAFLGDLFTYVTTSFQLAVAFPDKTHGFIFSLAKFLSIFAITQVPLAIIEGLVTVVVIDLIYKYNKNELFEEGL; encoded by the coding sequence ATGAGGTACTTAAAGTTCTTCTTATTATTAGTTTTTTTAGTACCATCTTTTGGCTTTAGTATGCATATTATGGAAGGGTTTCTTCCACCAACCCACGCTTTAATTTGGTATATCTTATCTCTTCCGTTTTTTGTAATAGGACTCTTTACCATCAGAAAAACTATAAAAGAAAAACCAAATTTAAAAATGCTTCTTGCCTTTGTCGGAGCATTTACCTTTGTATTGTCTGCTATGAAAATTCCATCTGTTACGGGCAGCTGCTCACATCCAACAGGAATCGGCTTAGGTGCTATAATTTTCGGACCATTTACAATGACTGTAATAGGAACGATTGTACTTTTGTTCCAAGCTTTGTTACTTGCCCACGGTGGATTAACCACACTCGGAGCAAACACATTTTCAATGGCTATCGTAGGCTCACTTGTTAGTTATTTTATATACAAATCACTTTACAAGAAAAATAGAAATATTGCAGTGTTTTTGGCTGCATTCTTAGGTGATTTATTTACATATGTAACTACATCTTTCCAACTTGCAGTGGCCTTTCCAGATAAAACGCATGGTTTCATTTTCTCCTTAGCAAAATTTCTCAGTATATTTGCGATAACCCAGGTACCACTAGCAATTATTGAAGGACTTGTAACCGTTGTTGTAATTGACTTAATCTACAAATACAACAAAAATGAACTGTTTGAGGAGGGATTATAA
- a CDS encoding precorrin-2 dehydrogenase/sirohydrochlorin ferrochelatase family protein — protein MAFIPIMLNLTGKKCLVIGGGKVAARKLKYFVNKADVTVIAKNISKEIKNTKGVMYIEKEYSPGDLEGFDVVIITTNDKKLNEKIHHEAKKKKILTNNATSKIFCEFIMPAIIEYKGYTISISTNGENPKKVKQLKEKIKKFLEGLDV, from the coding sequence ATGGCTTTCATACCAATAATGTTGAACTTAACGGGAAAAAAATGTCTTGTAATTGGTGGGGGAAAAGTTGCCGCAAGAAAACTAAAATACTTTGTAAATAAAGCCGATGTCACAGTTATAGCGAAAAATATATCAAAAGAAATTAAAAACACGAAAGGAGTAATGTATATAGAAAAAGAGTATTCACCAGGTGATTTAGAAGGATTTGATGTTGTAATAATCACAACGAACGACAAAAAACTAAACGAAAAGATCCATCATGAAGCAAAAAAGAAGAAGATACTTACAAATAATGCAACAAGTAAAATTTTTTGTGAATTTATTATGCCTGCAATAATCGAATACAAAGGATACACTATTTCAATTTCCACAAACGGAGAAAACCCAAAAAAAGTAAAACAATTAAAAGAAAAAATAAAAAAATTCTTGGAGGGATTAGATGTTTGA
- a CDS encoding CbiQ family ECF transporter T component: MIIEKISYTNSFSNYHPFPKILFSLSLLFLTFWFSPIINLITVFTVISLLLYTKVPPKKLFNIFLGVFLFIFLTSIALFFDFSEITPERGTSVFLRSCAGVSSILFLVLTTPVFELISLIPNRTIKDMLFLIYRAIYILLNITNEIILSQNSRYGYSTPKNTINSLKYLTYGIFNKALYFSKESEKGLISRFYSNNISILNRFNTKKDISLIFIAEMFLIYLEVII, encoded by the coding sequence ATGATAATTGAAAAAATTTCATATACGAATAGTTTTTCAAACTATCATCCTTTTCCAAAAATACTTTTTTCTTTATCATTACTCTTTCTCACTTTTTGGTTTAGTCCTATAATCAATTTAATAACCGTTTTCACGGTTATATCTTTACTTTTATACACAAAAGTTCCACCAAAAAAATTATTTAACATCTTTCTAGGTGTTTTTCTTTTTATATTTTTAACTAGTATAGCCCTATTTTTTGACTTTTCAGAGATTACCCCCGAAAGGGGGACCTCTGTTTTCTTAAGAAGTTGTGCAGGCGTATCATCAATACTTTTTTTGGTATTAACAACTCCTGTCTTTGAACTTATATCACTAATTCCAAATAGGACAATTAAAGACATGCTTTTTCTTATCTATAGAGCTATATACATATTACTAAATATTACCAATGAAATAATACTTTCACAAAATTCACGATACGGATATTCAACACCCAAGAACACAATTAATAGCCTGAAATACCTTACATATGGCATCTTCAATAAAGCTTTATACTTCTCAAAAGAAAGTGAAAAAGGACTAATTAGTAGATTCTATTCAAACAATATTTCAATCTTAAATCGTTTTAATACAAAAAAAGATATAAGTTTGATTTTTATTGCAGAAATGTTTTTAATTTATTTGGAGGTAATTATATGA
- a CDS encoding diphthine--ammonia ligase has translation MKTFCSWSGGKDSTLALYHGLKKFKVDYLFTMLSEDGIHSRAHGLPKSILEKQANSIGIPLITKCSTWGEYEKNFLDFLEEYAKGGMGIFGDIDLQEHLDWVENVCNKKNVRVFEPLWRRNRREIVEEFLKLGFKAKIIAVKKDLNIEKYLGKDLSFDLISEFESIGIDACGENGEFHTFVYNGPIFKNPVDFEIGTCVEKSKNLVLEIK, from the coding sequence ATGAAAACTTTTTGTTCTTGGAGTGGGGGAAAGGATTCAACACTTGCTCTTTACCATGGTTTAAAAAAGTTCAAAGTAGATTATCTTTTTACGATGCTTTCAGAAGACGGTATACATTCACGTGCTCATGGTCTTCCAAAAAGTATTCTCGAAAAACAGGCAAATAGCATAGGCATCCCACTAATCACAAAATGTAGTACTTGGGGAGAATACGAAAAAAACTTTTTGGATTTTTTAGAAGAATATGCTAAGGGAGGAATGGGAATTTTTGGTGATATAGACCTTCAAGAACATCTTGATTGGGTAGAAAATGTATGTAATAAAAAGAATGTGCGTGTGTTTGAACCTCTTTGGAGAAGAAACAGAAGGGAAATAGTAGAGGAATTCTTAAAATTGGGTTTCAAAGCAAAAATCATAGCGGTAAAAAAAGACTTAAACATAGAAAAATATCTGGGGAAAGATCTTTCTTTTGACTTAATTAGTGAGTTCGAAAGTATAGGAATAGATGCATGTGGGGAAAACGGAGAATTTCACACATTTGTATATAATGGACCTATATTCAAAAATCCAGTAGATTTTGAGATAGGAACATGTGTTGAAAAATCAAAAAATCTCGTACTTGAAATTAAATAA
- the guaA gene encoding glutamine-hydrolyzing GMP synthase: MKTVVVLDYGSQYTQLIVRRVREKGYYAELLPWDAKEEEVKRLNPTAIILSGGPSSVYEKDAPFVPEYVLHLNIPILGICYGLQALVHKFGGRVEKSQKREFGHAILEVEEDPLFEGLPKKFDVWMSHSDRVEKLPEGFYVIGRSENSPFAAIRNKNETIYGVQFHPEVTHTQFGSKILENFVSKIAKMEKNWEMKDFVSEKIKEIKGIVGNDKVILGLSGGVDSSVVAMLLHKAIGDNLVPVFVDTGLLRLNEGEEVKENFERLGIKIFVVDAKKRFLDALKDVEDPEEKRKIIGHTFIDVFYETSMQLLEEFGNIKYLAQGTLYPDIIESKVSERKSAAKIKTHHNVGGLPEKLPFKIIEPLRYLFKDEVRKIGEILELPQSMINRHPFPGPGLAVRIIGKVTEEAISILQKADYIFIEELKKNNLYDKVWQAFAVFLPIKSVGVMGDYRTYENVIALRAVNSFDGMTADWSKLPHEFLNKVAKRIINEVKGVNRVVYDITSKPPATIEWE, from the coding sequence TTGAAAACAGTGGTTGTTTTAGATTATGGTTCGCAGTATACCCAGCTTATTGTAAGAAGGGTACGTGAAAAGGGGTATTATGCAGAACTTTTACCTTGGGATGCAAAAGAAGAAGAGGTAAAAAGATTAAATCCAACTGCTATTATCCTATCCGGGGGACCTTCCAGTGTGTATGAGAAAGATGCTCCATTTGTACCAGAATATGTTTTACATTTGAATATTCCAATTTTGGGAATTTGTTATGGACTTCAAGCACTTGTACATAAATTTGGTGGAAGAGTAGAAAAATCGCAAAAAAGAGAATTTGGTCATGCAATTTTGGAGGTAGAAGAAGACCCACTATTTGAGGGATTACCAAAAAAATTTGATGTTTGGATGAGCCATTCTGATAGAGTAGAGAAACTTCCTGAGGGGTTCTATGTAATAGGAAGAAGTGAAAATTCACCGTTTGCAGCAATAAGAAACAAAAATGAAACTATTTATGGTGTTCAGTTTCATCCAGAGGTAACACACACACAATTTGGTTCAAAAATATTGGAAAATTTTGTTTCCAAAATTGCAAAGATGGAAAAAAATTGGGAAATGAAGGATTTTGTTTCTGAAAAAATAAAAGAAATAAAGGGGATTGTAGGTAATGATAAGGTAATATTGGGGCTTTCTGGAGGAGTTGATTCTTCGGTAGTTGCTATGCTTTTACACAAGGCTATAGGAGATAATTTAGTCCCCGTGTTTGTTGATACAGGACTTTTAAGGTTAAACGAAGGAGAAGAGGTAAAAGAAAATTTTGAAAGATTGGGTATAAAGATTTTTGTTGTAGATGCAAAAAAGAGGTTTTTAGATGCTTTAAAAGACGTGGAAGATCCAGAAGAAAAGAGAAAAATAATAGGGCATACCTTTATTGATGTATTTTATGAAACCTCAATGCAACTTTTGGAAGAATTTGGTAATATAAAATACTTAGCGCAAGGGACCCTCTACCCGGATATTATTGAGAGTAAGGTAAGCGAAAGAAAATCTGCTGCAAAGATAAAAACACATCACAATGTGGGGGGACTACCTGAAAAATTGCCGTTTAAGATAATAGAGCCATTAAGGTATTTATTCAAAGATGAAGTGCGGAAGATAGGAGAAATATTGGAACTTCCTCAATCAATGATTAATAGACATCCATTTCCAGGGCCTGGACTTGCAGTAAGGATAATAGGGAAAGTTACAGAAGAAGCCATTAGTATATTACAAAAAGCTGACTATATATTTATCGAAGAACTGAAAAAGAACAATCTATATGATAAGGTCTGGCAAGCATTTGCGGTTTTTTTGCCGATAAAGTCAGTAGGAGTTATGGGAGATTACAGAACATATGAGAACGTGATAGCTTTAAGGGCGGTTAACAGTTTTGATGGTATGACCGCTGATTGGTCAAAGTTACCACATGAATTTTTAAATAAAGTTGCAAAAAGAATCATAAATGAAGTAAAAGGGGTTAATAGGGTTGTCTATGATATCACATCAAAACCACCTGCTACAATTGAGTGGGAATAA